In one Nocardia tengchongensis genomic region, the following are encoded:
- a CDS encoding transposase, translating into MDLHGIGPSSAARLLADTGDIHRFRDRDRFASWNGTAPLDASSGDQQRHRLSRAGNRKINRVLHIMAIVQLRNHTPVRVYYDSRRADGKTSMEALRALKRRLSNVVYARMLLDQRRHEWAGPGGQSGTTLDSSATGSNRHTDTSDKPHPRPDNQINAAPSPTS; encoded by the coding sequence ATGGACCTGCATGGAATCGGACCCTCCAGCGCGGCAAGGCTTTTGGCCGATACCGGCGATATCCACCGATTCCGGGATCGGGACCGGTTTGCGTCCTGGAACGGCACCGCGCCCCTGGACGCCTCATCGGGTGATCAGCAGCGGCATCGGCTTTCGCGCGCCGGCAACCGCAAAATCAACCGGGTCCTGCACATCATGGCCATCGTCCAACTGCGCAACCACACACCCGTCCGGGTCTACTACGACAGTCGCCGAGCAGACGGCAAAACCTCGATGGAAGCGCTACGCGCCCTCAAACGACGACTGTCGAACGTTGTCTACGCGCGGATGCTCCTCGATCAACGACGTCATGAATGGGCAGGCCCGGGAGGGCAATCGGGAACGACTCTTGACTCCAGCGCGACCGGTTCCAACCGGCACACCGATACTTCGGACAAGCCACATCCCAGACCCGACAACCAGATTAACGCTGCACCCTCACCGACGTCTTGA
- a CDS encoding beta/gamma crystallin domain-containing protein gives MTHPQSNQAVFFTQINYQGDPYTYSIDDGVVEVPGSLNDRFRSVKVGADAKVLAWQNYGFGGKYAEWETDQPDISTIGGLSVFTVTYRSTRFIMARFANSTQTNRVFALKANTAGVDPGLSERWLAQNDPNFYPIALAFEDGRKVTTGLYVRDEQTYVFSPIGSCYFRWNRNTDAVELEPGVNFPAGMNHKQESASEFTFDLLDAPPSR, from the coding sequence ATGACCCACCCGCAATCGAATCAAGCCGTATTCTTCACACAGATCAATTATCAGGGCGATCCCTACACCTATTCCATCGACGATGGTGTCGTGGAAGTGCCCGGATCGCTCAACGACCGGTTCAGATCCGTCAAGGTCGGCGCGGACGCGAAGGTGCTGGCCTGGCAGAACTACGGCTTCGGCGGCAAATACGCGGAATGGGAAACCGACCAGCCCGACATCTCCACCATCGGCGGCCTCTCGGTGTTCACCGTCACCTACCGCAGCACCCGATTCATCATGGCCCGCTTCGCCAACTCCACACAAACCAACCGCGTGTTCGCTCTGAAAGCGAACACCGCAGGCGTCGACCCCGGGCTCAGTGAACGGTGGCTCGCGCAGAACGATCCCAACTTCTATCCGATCGCTCTCGCTTTCGAAGACGGCCGGAAGGTGACGACCGGACTGTATGTTCGCGACGAGCAAACCTACGTCTTCAGCCCCATCGGATCCTGCTACTTCCGTTGGAACCGCAACACCGACGCCGTCGAGCTGGAACCCGGCGTGAACTTCCCTGCAGGAATGAACCACAAGCAGGAAAGCGCCAGCGAATTCACCTTCGACCTCCTGGACGCACCCCCGTCGCGCTGA
- a CDS encoding DUF1254 domain-containing protein → MSPRTSVTPERAVEIARDGYIYAYPLVLQYFTARQATNAAEPAQPFGPINQIAHARGLPGPEFRIVIRPNVDTLYSSGYLDLGSEPQVLTVPATDRYFMMPLYDAWSNVFAVPGTRTTGPGTAREFLLVAPDWDGQAPDGLEVLRAPTTLVSMIARTQANGEADLPDVHKVQDQMTFTPLSHWGNAAFVPPPGAVDPAIDMTTPPPITVAALSPAEFLRIFTQMLPNNPPAQVDYPMLHQLERLGLRVGTPFDWDGSPQWLQQSIAEGFAQALTVLTAEYDRLNGAGEAGWVYTAEAGSYGVNYTLRAGISIWALGMNLPEDAIYPSLAVDADGQPLDGSHRYVLRFEPGKLPPVNGFWSVTAYDADGYLIPNALRRSSLGDRSGLTAGPDGAIELHIQTDNPGPDLESNWLPVQSGTFNLMLRLYSPARLFLTGDWTPPLVHRTS, encoded by the coding sequence ATGAGCCCTCGAACCAGCGTGACCCCGGAACGGGCCGTCGAGATCGCCCGCGACGGCTACATCTACGCCTATCCCCTCGTGTTGCAGTACTTCACGGCGCGGCAGGCCACCAATGCCGCCGAACCCGCGCAGCCGTTCGGACCGATCAACCAGATTGCTCACGCCCGGGGGCTGCCTGGGCCGGAGTTCCGGATCGTCATCCGACCCAATGTGGATACGCTGTACTCGTCTGGCTATCTCGATCTGGGCAGTGAGCCGCAGGTGCTGACCGTGCCGGCCACGGATCGGTATTTCATGATGCCGCTGTATGACGCGTGGTCGAATGTGTTCGCTGTGCCCGGCACCCGCACGACCGGCCCCGGTACCGCACGCGAATTCCTGCTGGTGGCACCGGACTGGGACGGGCAGGCACCCGACGGGCTGGAGGTGCTGCGCGCTCCGACCACGCTGGTCAGCATGATCGCGCGCACCCAAGCCAACGGCGAGGCCGACCTGCCCGACGTGCACAAGGTCCAAGACCAGATGACCTTCACCCCGCTCAGCCACTGGGGCAACGCCGCCTTCGTCCCGCCGCCCGGCGCGGTCGACCCGGCCATCGACATGACCACTCCGCCACCGATCACCGTCGCCGCACTGTCCCCGGCGGAATTCCTGCGGATCTTCACCCAGATGCTGCCGAACAACCCGCCCGCCCAGGTGGACTACCCGATGCTGCATCAGCTGGAGCGACTCGGCCTGCGTGTGGGTACGCCGTTCGATTGGGATGGTTCGCCCCAGTGGCTGCAGCAGTCGATCGCCGAGGGCTTCGCTCAGGCGCTGACGGTGCTGACCGCGGAGTACGACAGGCTCAACGGGGCCGGGGAAGCCGGCTGGGTGTATACGGCCGAGGCCGGCTCCTACGGTGTGAACTACACACTGCGAGCGGGGATCTCGATCTGGGCACTGGGCATGAACCTGCCCGAGGATGCCATCTACCCCTCCCTCGCGGTTGATGCCGACGGCCAGCCCCTCGACGGCTCGCACCGCTACGTGTTGCGTTTCGAACCCGGAAAGCTGCCGCCGGTCAACGGATTCTGGTCGGTCACCGCCTACGACGCAGACGGCTATCTCATCCCCAATGCCTTGCGCCGCTCCTCCCTCGGCGACCGCAGCGGCCTGACCGCCGGCCCCGATGGCGCGATCGAACTCCACATCCAAACCGACAATCCCGGCCCCGACCTCGAATCCAACTGGCTCCCGGTACAATCCGGAACCTTCAACCTGATGCTGCGCCTCTACTCACCTGCCCGACTGTTCCTCACCGGCGACTGGACCCCTCCACTCGTCCATCGCACCAGCTGA
- a CDS encoding pyridoxamine 5'-phosphate oxidase family protein, whose product MSGAAHELDDESGCDTVKLGRQESLRLLAGAAYGRVVFSHQALPAIRPVNHLLDDGMIIIRTRLSVQLASIVRADGGTGEVVAYEEADELDPILHTGWSVVVTGFARSVTDPTRVARYRRLLRPWVNKTMNAVIEIEPKIVTGIRLVPHP is encoded by the coding sequence ATGAGCGGCGCGGCGCACGAACTCGACGACGAATCCGGCTGCGACACTGTCAAACTCGGGCGCCAGGAGTCGCTGCGGCTGCTCGCCGGGGCCGCTTACGGGCGCGTCGTGTTCAGCCATCAGGCCCTGCCTGCGATCCGCCCGGTCAACCACCTCCTCGACGACGGAATGATCATCATCCGAACCCGGCTCTCCGTCCAGCTCGCGAGCATCGTGCGCGCCGACGGTGGGACCGGAGAGGTAGTGGCCTACGAGGAGGCCGATGAACTCGATCCGATACTGCACACCGGCTGGAGCGTGGTGGTGACCGGATTCGCCCGCTCGGTCACCGATCCGACGCGGGTGGCCCGCTATCGGCGACTGCTGCGGCCGTGGGTGAACAAGACTATGAACGCCGTCATCGAGATCGAACCGAAAATCGTCACCGGGATCCGGCTCGTCCCCCACCCGTGA
- a CDS encoding sigma 54 modulation/S30EA ribosomal C-terminal domain-containing protein codes for MLRAREAWSPEAFPGIEVLANGRVPVLEGERVAGAVGRLLMRYRLDRSARIRMTGPNCDTGPILVQVNTQPAGTSIRVQTLTHGRGDALPVLVRLERQLRTVRKAWSPRPWPDPTRPPLDAPGPGILLRRKTVAVQTIDPLTAAVVMDAMDYDVHLFTDVETGEDAIVYRAQPSGLRLARQHCVHPPRTAVVAAATPVPLITCPRPAPVLTEHEAADRVREHGLPFAFYTDFDTGRGHLVYRRYDSGLGLITPAYAAPAVPL; via the coding sequence GTGTTGCGTGCGCGTGAGGCGTGGTCGCCGGAGGCGTTTCCGGGTATCGAGGTGCTCGCCAACGGCCGGGTTCCGGTCCTCGAAGGTGAGCGAGTGGCAGGCGCGGTCGGCCGGTTGCTGATGCGCTATCGCCTCGACCGGTCGGCGCGGATACGCATGACCGGCCCCAACTGCGATACCGGACCGATCCTGGTCCAAGTCAACACACAGCCAGCGGGCACCTCGATCCGGGTACAGACCCTCACCCACGGCCGCGGCGATGCCTTACCGGTGCTGGTGCGGCTCGAACGCCAACTGCGCACCGTGCGCAAGGCGTGGTCGCCGCGCCCCTGGCCGGACCCGACCCGCCCGCCGCTGGACGCACCCGGTCCGGGAATCCTCCTGCGCCGCAAGACCGTCGCAGTGCAGACCATCGACCCGCTCACCGCCGCGGTGGTGATGGACGCGATGGATTACGACGTCCATCTGTTCACCGACGTCGAGACCGGTGAGGACGCAATCGTCTACCGTGCCCAGCCCTCCGGGCTGCGGCTGGCTCGCCAGCACTGCGTGCATCCGCCGCGCACCGCAGTGGTGGCGGCGGCTACCCCGGTGCCGCTGATCACCTGCCCGCGGCCGGCCCCGGTGCTGACCGAGCACGAGGCGGCCGACCGTGTGCGCGAGCACGGACTGCCGTTCGCGTTCTACACCGACTTCGACACCGGCCGGGGGCATCTCGTGTACCGCCGCTACGACTCCGGCCTCGGCCTGATCACCCCCGCCTATGCCGCCCCGGCGGTACCGCTATGA
- a CDS encoding TnsA-like heteromeric transposase endonuclease subunit — protein MVKPSKAVVSTRLRDRNGASVELPWGQLGFDYLEGVQPWRTFVWRYGQKNYSGSYWSATMSDHVIYESRLELANLLLADFDASVKCIAAQPFLITAVIEGRVRKHIPDFAMLNESGPMIVDVKPARKLAIPQIAFTLEWSRVLVEELGWQYVIASEPDPVVGENVRFLAGYRRAWLFPADLIEELKSGAVDGRTFVEACRAFPATPVRVVKATLLHLLWAGWFGVDLGAPLQSSMVLTRGQS, from the coding sequence ATGGTGAAGCCGAGTAAAGCGGTCGTTTCTACTCGCCTGCGTGATCGAAACGGTGCTTCCGTCGAATTACCTTGGGGTCAGCTAGGTTTCGACTATCTGGAGGGGGTGCAGCCGTGGCGGACATTCGTGTGGAGATACGGTCAGAAGAACTACTCAGGTAGCTACTGGTCGGCGACGATGTCTGACCATGTGATCTACGAATCACGTCTCGAATTGGCAAACCTGCTGCTTGCGGATTTTGATGCATCGGTGAAATGCATTGCAGCACAGCCATTTTTGATTACCGCAGTGATCGAAGGTCGGGTGCGCAAGCACATCCCTGATTTCGCGATGTTGAATGAGTCCGGGCCGATGATCGTGGACGTCAAGCCGGCGCGGAAACTCGCGATACCCCAGATCGCTTTCACGTTGGAGTGGTCGCGGGTGCTGGTAGAAGAACTTGGCTGGCAGTATGTCATCGCCAGTGAACCGGACCCGGTGGTAGGTGAGAACGTCCGGTTTCTGGCAGGGTATCGCCGTGCATGGCTCTTTCCCGCCGACTTGATCGAGGAGTTGAAATCCGGGGCGGTGGACGGTCGCACCTTCGTAGAGGCGTGCCGGGCGTTTCCTGCTACACCGGTGCGCGTCGTGAAGGCGACACTGCTGCACCTGCTGTGGGCCGGGTGGTTCGGCGTCGACCTCGGCGCACCGTTGCAGTCATCGATGGTGCTGACAAGGGGCCAGTCGTGA
- a CDS encoding RNA polymerase sigma factor: MIAREIEDLLRDLAPQVLGALVRRYGHFDLAEDAVQEALLAATTQWPPLPDEPRTWLIRVASRKLIDLLRSEQARREREEVPVAPSGPVSAQDDSLILLFMCCHPALPRTGQIALTLRAVGGLTTGEIARALFAPEATMGQRISRAKKTIKQSGVSFAMPAEHAERLDAVLQVLYLIFNEGYTSTSGPVLARVELSTEAVRLARMLHRSLPGDGEVAGLLALMLLTDARRAARTGPGDMLIPMAEQDRTLWDRAQIAEGAALVTAAMSRNKPGPYQIQAAIAAVHDEAPTPDATDWEQILALYTLLDQMSDNPMVTLNRVVALAMARGVPTGLTLLEQLRTDRILAEHHRFAAVEAHLAELAGDLELAAEQYRSAAHRTLSEPERRYLVTKAARLES; encoded by the coding sequence GTGATCGCTCGCGAGATCGAGGACCTGCTGCGCGACCTGGCGCCGCAGGTCCTCGGTGCGCTCGTCCGGCGGTACGGGCACTTCGACCTTGCCGAGGACGCGGTACAGGAGGCATTGCTTGCGGCGACGACACAGTGGCCCCCGTTGCCGGACGAACCACGCACCTGGCTGATCCGGGTGGCCTCGCGGAAATTGATCGACCTGCTGCGCAGCGAGCAGGCCCGCCGTGAGCGGGAGGAAGTGCCGGTTGCACCGTCCGGACCCGTTTCGGCACAGGATGATTCGTTGATCCTGCTGTTCATGTGCTGCCATCCCGCGTTGCCGCGCACCGGTCAGATCGCGCTCACCCTGCGCGCGGTCGGCGGCCTCACGACGGGAGAGATCGCCCGCGCGCTGTTCGCGCCCGAAGCGACGATGGGGCAGCGGATCAGCCGCGCCAAGAAGACGATCAAGCAGTCCGGCGTGTCGTTCGCGATGCCGGCCGAGCACGCCGAACGCCTCGACGCCGTGCTGCAGGTGCTGTACCTGATCTTCAACGAGGGCTACACGAGCACCTCGGGGCCGGTGCTTGCGCGGGTCGAATTGTCGACCGAGGCCGTCAGACTCGCCCGGATGCTGCACCGCAGCCTGCCCGGCGACGGCGAAGTTGCCGGCCTGCTCGCGCTGATGCTGCTGACCGACGCCCGCCGTGCCGCGCGGACCGGGCCAGGTGACATGCTGATTCCGATGGCCGAGCAGGACCGGACGTTGTGGGACCGCGCGCAGATCGCCGAAGGAGCTGCGCTGGTAACTGCCGCGATGTCACGAAACAAGCCCGGTCCCTACCAGATTCAGGCAGCGATCGCGGCAGTCCACGACGAGGCGCCGACACCGGACGCGACCGACTGGGAGCAGATTCTCGCGCTCTACACCTTGCTCGACCAGATGTCGGACAATCCGATGGTGACGCTGAATCGTGTTGTCGCCCTGGCGATGGCACGTGGCGTGCCCACCGGGCTCACGTTGCTCGAGCAACTGCGGACCGACCGGATCCTTGCCGAGCATCATCGTTTCGCCGCAGTCGAAGCGCATCTCGCGGAACTCGCAGGCGATCTGGAACTGGCCGCCGAGCAATACCGTTCGGCAGCACACAGGACACTGAGCGAACCCGAGCGGCGCTATCTCGTCACGAAGGCAGCGCGGCTCGAATCATGA
- a CDS encoding sensor histidine kinase KdpD, producing MAEEKLPDTIQRLSRGLPGDIDNGAGSLDFGRDEVGEVAEAFNQAYTAAVSAAVTESRTRDGVRAVFMNIAHRSQLITHRQLEILDEAEGRQENPTLLDIFFKLDHLATRERRNAENLVVLAGGQPSRQWRRPVPLLDLVRSAVGESLDYTRVRTTRMPAVSIAGRAVADLIHLVAELVDNATHFSPSPSPVEVTGKFVGKGIVVELNDQGGGMTATDLQRANEMLRNPPDFGVAASTSELRIGLFVVAKLSARHDISVRLTESDHGGVRAIVLIPRTLIAALTPGPPPSNDLEPAQPVGPTEHARTLLPGLQERNPASSPLQTSTEESTGTTQ from the coding sequence TTGGCCGAGGAAAAGCTGCCGGACACCATCCAGCGCCTCAGCCGAGGGCTACCCGGAGACATCGACAATGGAGCCGGTTCGCTGGATTTCGGTCGCGACGAGGTCGGTGAAGTTGCCGAGGCTTTCAACCAGGCCTACACCGCCGCGGTGTCAGCAGCGGTCACCGAATCCCGTACCCGAGACGGCGTGCGAGCGGTCTTCATGAACATCGCCCACCGCAGCCAATTGATCACTCACCGGCAGCTGGAGATACTCGATGAAGCCGAAGGGCGCCAAGAAAACCCCACCCTGCTGGATATCTTCTTCAAGCTGGACCACCTCGCCACACGCGAGCGACGCAACGCGGAGAATCTCGTGGTGCTCGCCGGCGGCCAGCCAAGCCGGCAGTGGCGGCGTCCCGTCCCGCTGCTCGACCTGGTGCGCAGCGCCGTCGGTGAATCTCTCGACTACACCCGCGTTCGAACCACCCGGATGCCCGCGGTATCAATCGCCGGGCGCGCCGTAGCCGACCTCATCCACCTGGTTGCCGAATTGGTCGACAACGCGACACATTTCTCACCGTCCCCGTCGCCGGTGGAGGTCACCGGCAAGTTCGTCGGCAAGGGCATCGTCGTCGAACTCAACGACCAGGGCGGTGGAATGACAGCTACGGACCTGCAGCGAGCCAACGAAATGCTTCGCAACCCACCAGATTTCGGCGTCGCCGCATCGACATCAGAACTCCGAATCGGCCTGTTCGTCGTCGCCAAACTCAGTGCCCGACACGATATCTCGGTTCGATTGACCGAATCCGACCACGGCGGCGTCAGAGCCATCGTTCTCATTCCACGTACGCTCATAGCCGCGCTAACCCCTGGCCCGCCGCCCTCGAATGACCTCGAACCCGCACAGCCGGTCGGCCCGACCGAACATGCACGAACCCTGTTGCCCGGCCTCCAGGAAAGAAACCCAGCCTCCAGTCCCCTACAGACGAGCACCGAAGAATCAACCGGCACAACCCAATAG
- a CDS encoding acyl-ACP desaturase, protein MARDLTQTQLLTELEPVAAREVDRHLAMAKDWHPHDYVPWDEGSNFALLGGIDWDPQQSRLSEVAKAAMITNLLTEDNLPSYHREIAESFSQDGAWGTWVGRWTAEEAKHSIVMRDYLVVTRGVDPVALENDRMTHMGNGFAAPSQLHEHDGAGFLHSVAYVSFQELATRVSHRNTGKVCDDPIADRMLARVSADENLHMIFYRNICAAALDLAPDQAVEAIANVIMNFRMPGYSMPNFRRHGVLMAKHGIYDLRQHLEEVVGPVVRKWNLLDRNDFGPCGETARERLAAFLHKLETVDVPRFEEQRDRALSRERARAEVLTAT, encoded by the coding sequence TTGGCGCGTGATCTGACACAGACGCAGTTACTCACCGAACTCGAACCCGTCGCGGCACGGGAAGTCGACCGGCATCTGGCCATGGCCAAGGACTGGCATCCCCACGACTACGTGCCGTGGGACGAGGGCAGCAACTTCGCCTTGCTCGGCGGAATCGACTGGGACCCGCAGCAATCGCGGCTATCGGAGGTCGCCAAGGCGGCGATGATCACCAACCTGCTGACCGAGGACAACCTGCCCTCCTACCATCGCGAGATCGCGGAGAGCTTCTCCCAGGACGGGGCATGGGGCACCTGGGTGGGCCGCTGGACCGCCGAGGAAGCCAAGCACAGCATCGTCATGCGCGACTATCTCGTCGTCACTCGCGGCGTCGATCCCGTCGCTCTGGAGAACGATCGAATGACGCACATGGGCAATGGATTCGCCGCGCCATCGCAACTACACGAACACGACGGTGCGGGATTCCTGCATTCGGTTGCCTACGTGTCGTTCCAGGAATTGGCGACCCGGGTCAGCCACCGCAACACCGGCAAGGTGTGCGACGACCCGATCGCCGACCGAATGCTGGCCCGGGTCTCCGCCGACGAGAACCTGCACATGATCTTCTACCGCAATATTTGCGCCGCCGCATTGGATCTCGCCCCCGACCAAGCGGTCGAGGCAATCGCCAACGTGATCATGAATTTCCGGATGCCCGGCTATTCGATGCCCAACTTCCGCCGCCACGGCGTGCTCATGGCCAAACATGGCATCTACGACTTGCGCCAGCACCTCGAAGAGGTCGTCGGCCCGGTCGTACGGAAATGGAACCTGCTCGACCGCAACGACTTCGGCCCCTGCGGCGAAACCGCGCGGGAACGACTCGCCGCCTTCCTGCACAAGCTCGAGACCGTGGACGTCCCCCGCTTCGAGGAACAACGCGACCGCGCCCTATCCCGGGAACGAGCACGCGCGGAGGTACTGACCGCGACGTAA
- a CDS encoding YciI family protein codes for MKYILLAYTNTADWASVDYSSPEFAAMCKFYEELGAELTESGELVTTMGLADPSLTWTVRKSASGPVASDGPYAEVKEVLASFSVVDVDSHDRAMAIAARVADNTGDTVEVRPLPDGPPTDL; via the coding sequence GTGAAGTACATCCTGCTGGCCTACACCAACACGGCGGACTGGGCGTCGGTCGACTACTCGAGTCCCGAGTTCGCCGCGATGTGCAAGTTCTACGAGGAGCTCGGTGCCGAGCTGACCGAGTCCGGCGAGTTGGTCACGACGATGGGGCTCGCCGATCCGTCGTTGACCTGGACCGTGCGGAAGTCGGCTTCGGGTCCGGTCGCCAGCGACGGGCCGTACGCCGAGGTGAAGGAGGTTCTTGCGAGCTTCTCGGTCGTCGACGTTGACTCCCACGACCGCGCGATGGCAATCGCCGCACGTGTCGCCGACAACACCGGCGACACGGTCGAGGTCCGGCCGCTACCCGACGGACCGCCGACCGATCTGTGA
- a CDS encoding ANTAR domain-containing protein, protein MRVYGIDAEQAFALLRWRAQETNTNLRDLAQQLLAELGEMPTADSTVKTSFDHLLLTVHERIPTTPAIAKATDMSTPPGEGTPPHSS, encoded by the coding sequence ATGCGCGTCTACGGCATCGACGCCGAGCAGGCATTCGCCCTGCTGCGGTGGCGCGCGCAGGAAACCAACACCAACCTGCGGGACCTGGCCCAGCAACTACTCGCCGAGCTGGGCGAGATGCCGACGGCAGACTCGACGGTCAAGACCAGCTTCGACCACCTGCTGCTGACGGTGCACGAACGCATCCCGACCACTCCGGCCATCGCCAAAGCCACCGACATGAGTACTCCGCCCGGAGAAGGAACCCCGCCACACAGCAGCTGA
- a CDS encoding IS5 family transposase (programmed frameshift), with protein sequence MAASWIVDDELWAVIEPLLPVKPAGTPGPPQMDSRLVLQGILFVLITGIGWEDLPQELGFGSGMTCWRRLRDWQAAGTFEQIHQAVLARAHFARLIDFDRVMVDGSHVRAKKRGAATGPSPVDRAKTGSKHHILTCANGFPLAVALSAANVNDHLMLPTLLDRVQPLRGRAGQPRRRITNLIADKGCDYPSVYSELRQRHITGYIARRGTRDKVTAGRWIVEQTFALLHQYRRLAIRWERRTDIHHGFLDLAAALICWRRLSNRTR encoded by the exons GTGGCAGCATCCTGGATCGTGGATGACGAGTTGTGGGCGGTAATCGAACCGCTACTGCCGGTGAAACCGGCCGGGACACCAGGACCGCCACAGATGGACTCCCGTCTGGTGCTGCAGGGGATCTTGTTCGTGCTGATCACCGGGATCGGATGGGAAGACCTGCCCCAGGAGCTGGGTTTCGGGTCCGGAATGACGTGTTGGCGCAGGCTGCGGGACTGGCAAGCCGCCGGGACGTTCGAGCAGATCCATCAAGCCGTCCTCGCCCGAGCCCATTTCGCCCGATTGATCGACTTCGACCGGGTCATGGTCGACGGTTCGCACGTGCGGGCGA AAAAAAGGGGCGCCGCAACAGGTCCCAGCCCGGTCGACCGCGCCAAAACCGGTTCCAAGCACCACATCCTGACCTGCGCGAACGGATTCCCGCTCGCCGTCGCACTGTCCGCGGCCAACGTCAACGATCACCTGATGTTGCCCACACTGCTCGACCGGGTCCAGCCCCTGCGCGGGCGTGCGGGCCAACCCCGACGCCGGATCACCAACCTGATCGCCGACAAGGGATGCGACTACCCCAGCGTCTATTCCGAACTGCGGCAACGACATATCACCGGCTACATCGCCCGACGCGGCACCCGCGACAAAGTCACCGCCGGCCGCTGGATCGTCGAGCAAACCTTCGCCCTGCTTCACCAGTACCGGCGACTGGCCATCCGATGGGAACGCCGCACCGACATCCACCACGGATTCCTCGACCTCGCCGCAGCACTCATCTGCTGGCGACGACTCAGCAACCGAACCCGATAG
- the hsaC gene encoding iron-dependent extradiol dioxygenase HsaC has translation MAEPASSPAPGLGPVQASTGIRALGYLRIEATDVAAWREFGVRVLGMTATEGADPDALYLRMDEFSARLVVVPGDRDRLLACGWELADAVGLQRIRDSLRRAGVSFAEATEAELAERRVQAMIRFQDPSGNVLEAFHGAQYLARRFVSPYGHRFVTAEQGLGHVVLNCADDATGVAFYRDVLGFRLRDSMRLPAHLTGRPADGEPVWLRFFGCNPRHHSLALLPTPAASGVVHLMVEVENSDDVGLCLDRVRRENVRLAATLGRHINDQMLSFYLTSPGGFDIEFGCEGMEVDDHSWIARESTAVSLWGHDFTAGHTAGMRNRPNGAGTNFDD, from the coding sequence ATGGCGGAGCCGGCCTCGTCTCCGGCTCCGGGGCTCGGTCCTGTGCAGGCGTCCACGGGTATCCGCGCCCTCGGCTATCTGCGTATCGAGGCCACCGATGTGGCCGCGTGGCGCGAGTTCGGGGTGCGGGTACTCGGCATGACGGCGACCGAAGGGGCCGACCCGGATGCCCTCTACCTGCGGATGGACGAGTTCTCGGCGCGTCTGGTGGTCGTGCCCGGTGACCGGGACCGGTTGCTGGCCTGCGGCTGGGAGCTCGCGGACGCCGTGGGCCTGCAACGGATTCGAGACAGCCTGCGCCGGGCCGGCGTGTCCTTCGCCGAAGCCACCGAGGCAGAACTCGCCGAGCGCCGCGTGCAGGCGATGATTCGGTTCCAGGATCCGTCGGGCAATGTGCTCGAGGCGTTCCACGGTGCCCAGTACCTGGCCCGGCGCTTCGTCAGTCCCTACGGTCACCGTTTCGTCACCGCCGAGCAGGGGCTTGGGCACGTGGTGCTGAATTGCGCCGACGACGCAACCGGCGTTGCCTTTTACCGCGACGTGCTCGGGTTCCGGCTGCGCGATTCGATGCGCTTGCCCGCGCACCTGACCGGTCGCCCCGCCGATGGGGAGCCGGTGTGGCTGCGGTTCTTCGGCTGCAATCCACGCCATCATTCACTGGCATTGTTGCCCACCCCGGCCGCGTCGGGTGTCGTGCATCTGATGGTCGAGGTCGAGAACTCCGACGACGTCGGCCTGTGCCTGGATCGCGTGCGACGCGAGAACGTCCGCCTCGCGGCCACTCTCGGCCGCCACATCAACGACCAGATGCTGTCGTTCTACCTGACCTCGCCCGGCGGATTCGATATCGAGTTCGGCTGCGAGGGAATGGAAGTCGACGACCACTCGTGGATCGCCCGGGAATCGACTGCGGTCAGCCTGTGGGGCCACGACTTCACCGCGGGGCACACGGCCGGAATGAGGAACAGGCCCAACGGTGCCGGAACGAATTTCGATGACTGA